The Sneathia sanguinegens genome segment TGAACCTTTGCCATTAGTTCCAGCGACATGAATAAGTAAGGGCATTTTTTTAGGTAAAAGAAAGCGTATATCATTTTTTTTTGCATTTTTTCTGTTAAAAAGTTCTTCAAACATATATCTCACCTTTTTTTTGTAAATTAAATTCATTTCTTGTATAATATAGCATATAAGGAGAGAAAATGAAAATTGAATATGTTGTATTTTTAAATGGAGTTTATCCAAAAGATATTGAAAAATTAAAAAATATAGTGAAAGATAAAAGAATAATTTGTGCTGATGGAGGAACAAATACTTGTTTTGAAATGGGTTTAATACCTGAAGTAATAATAGGTGATTTAGATTCAATAAGAGAAGAAGTATTAGAGTTCTACAAAAATGTTAGGGTTATAAAAACAATAAAGGAAAAAGACTATACAGATTTTGAATTAGCATTAATGTATATAGAAAATGAAAAATTACTAGATGTAACAACAAGATTTAAGAGTAAAAATAGTATAGAAAAGGAAAGTAGAGTTACACCAGTATTAGTAGTTGGAGCTACAGGTAATAGAGTAGATATGACTTTATCAAATATACTAAAATTACAAAGTAATAAAAATATGATATTTTTAACTGAAAGTTTTGAATATATGAGATATATTAAATTAAATAAAAGTGTAGAAGTGATAGAAAAACTTTCAGGTAAAACATTTTCTATTATTCCAATAACTGATTTAAAAAAATTAGACCTAAAGGGTTTTGTTTATAATCTTGATAAGGTTGATATAGATAAGTCAATAGGTCTTGCAAGCAATATTGTAAAAGAAGACAAGGCATATATATATTGTGAAAAAGGAGAAATGTATTTAATTCATGAATGAGTATTTTGAAAAAATTATAAATGAATATGGTTTTGAAAAAAGAGAAGGTCAAGAGAAAATGGCTCAATTAATACAAAATTGTATTGATGAAAATAAGTCTTGTTTAGTTGAAGCAGGGACAGGTATAGGTAAAACCTTAGCTTATTTATTGCCAGCTATACTATATTCTAAAAAAAATGAGAAAAGAGTAGTTATTTCTACAAATACAATAAATTTGCAAGAACAAATTATAGATAAAGATTTACCCTTATTAGAAAAAATAATTGGAGAAAAGATAAATTATCGCTTAGTTAAAGGAAGAGGTAATTATGTTTGTGGAAATAGATTAATTAATAATTGTACGGATCCTAGTATTATTGATTGGTATAAAAAAACAAAAACTGGTGATAAGTCTGAAATAGATTTTTATATTGATCCTAGTGTTTGGGAACAAATAAAATCAGACAAAGACTATTGTATAAATGCAAAATGTTCACAAACTGATAACTGTTTTTATTATAAGATAAAAGAAAAAATAAAAGATTGTGAGATATTAATAGTTAATCATGCACTTTTATTATCTCATTTTAAATATGATAAAGTTTTGCCTGATTTTGATTTCTTGGTGATAGATGAATCACATAATTTAGAAAATATAGCAAGAACATATTTTGAAGATAGTTTGAGTGCAAAAGATTTAGGTTTGAATTTTGGCTTAATATATAATAAGAGAACAAATAAGGGAATATTTACAAAATTAGCTTTGCAAATAGAAGGAATAGAAAAAATATATGTTGACTATATTGATACATTTAATAGATTGTACGATGCTTTTTTTGACCTATTTACTAAAATTTCTTTAGAGCTTACAAGAATATCGGCAACTTGTTTGAAACTTAATAAGGTTTATGATAAAAAAGCACTAAAAAAATCTATTGATAAAATAATAGAAACTTATGAATTATTTGAAGAAATTAATAAAAAATTATTAGAATATCCAATGGATGAAGAAACAAAACAAGAATATTTAAATTATTATTCTAAAATAAAAGATGGGTATAAAATAATACAAGCATTTTTAGAAAAAGATCTTAAAAATTCTGTTAGATGGTTTAGAATAAATCAAGCTAATTCAGATATTGAAATTTGTATAACACCTCTAGATATATCAGAAAAATTGAAGATTATATACCAAGATAGAATAGTAATTATGACTTCAGCAACACTTAAAATAGCAAATAGTTTTTCATATATAAATGAAAGATTAGGTTTAGAAAATTTTGAAAAATATACTGTTGAATCACCATTTGACTATGATAAAAATATGAAAATTTTACTTTCAAAAAATAAATTTGAACCAAATAGTTTAGAATATTTGAATTATTCTATAGAATTTTTAAATAAGTATTTAAATGAAAAAAAAGAGGGTACCTTTATATTATGTACATCATATAAACAGGTAGAATTGATAAGTAAAGGTTTGAAACTTAAAGATTGTAATGTTTTGGTACAAGGTCAAATGTCAAGAAAAAAAATGATAGAAGAGTTCAAAAATAGTAAAAATGCAGCTATTTTAATAGGAACGGATAGTTTTTGGGAAGGTGTAGATGTAAAAGGAAATAAATTAAAAAATATAGTGATATTAAAATTACCTTTTTTTGTTCCAAATAATCCTGTAAATGAAGCTTTAATTGAAGAAATTAAGAAAAAAGGAATAAATCCTTTTATTAATTTTCAACTTCCTCAAGCTATTATAAAATTAAAACAAGGTGTTGGAAGATTAATAAGAAGTAAATCAGATAGTGGAGAAGTTATTATATTAGATAATAGAATAAAATCAAAATCATATGGGGCTTTAGTGTTAGCTTCTTTACCTAGTAAAACAATTGAGCTTATGATATAATAAACACTAGGAGGAAAGATGGAATATATCAAAATTAAGGGAGCAAGAGAACATAATTTAAAGAATATTTCTTTAGATATTCCTAAAAATAAGTTT includes the following:
- a CDS encoding thiamine diphosphokinase, coding for MKIEYVVFLNGVYPKDIEKLKNIVKDKRIICADGGTNTCFEMGLIPEVIIGDLDSIREEVLEFYKNVRVIKTIKEKDYTDFELALMYIENEKLLDVTTRFKSKNSIEKESRVTPVLVVGATGNRVDMTLSNILKLQSNKNMIFLTESFEYMRYIKLNKSVEVIEKLSGKTFSIIPITDLKKLDLKGFVYNLDKVDIDKSIGLASNIVKEDKAYIYCEKGEMYLIHE
- a CDS encoding ATP-dependent DNA helicase is translated as MNEYFEKIINEYGFEKREGQEKMAQLIQNCIDENKSCLVEAGTGIGKTLAYLLPAILYSKKNEKRVVISTNTINLQEQIIDKDLPLLEKIIGEKINYRLVKGRGNYVCGNRLINNCTDPSIIDWYKKTKTGDKSEIDFYIDPSVWEQIKSDKDYCINAKCSQTDNCFYYKIKEKIKDCEILIVNHALLLSHFKYDKVLPDFDFLVIDESHNLENIARTYFEDSLSAKDLGLNFGLIYNKRTNKGIFTKLALQIEGIEKIYVDYIDTFNRLYDAFFDLFTKISLELTRISATCLKLNKVYDKKALKKSIDKIIETYELFEEINKKLLEYPMDEETKQEYLNYYSKIKDGYKIIQAFLEKDLKNSVRWFRINQANSDIEICITPLDISEKLKIIYQDRIVIMTSATLKIANSFSYINERLGLENFEKYTVESPFDYDKNMKILLSKNKFEPNSLEYLNYSIEFLNKYLNEKKEGTFILCTSYKQVELISKGLKLKDCNVLVQGQMSRKKMIEEFKNSKNAAILIGTDSFWEGVDVKGNKLKNIVILKLPFFVPNNPVNEALIEEIKKKGINPFINFQLPQAIIKLKQGVGRLIRSKSDSGEVIILDNRIKSKSYGALVLASLPSKTIELMI